Below is a window of Flavobacterium sp. CFS9 DNA.
TTCACATCATCCATTTCCAACTTTACTTCTGCAACACCCGAATTTGCTACAAATTTGATTAGGTTTTGAATTTCTTTTAAATCCATAATGATTCGTTTTTAGTTTTGATTTATTTTTTATCGTATGCCCATTTTAAGTAAATAGATCCCCAGGTGAATCCACCACCGAAAGCGGCAAAAATAATATTATCTCCTTTTTTAAGCAAATGTTCAAAGTCGCTTAATACTAATGGCAACGTAGCTGAAGTGGTGTTACCATACTTTTCAATATTCACCAATACTTTTGAATCCTCAAGATTCATTCTGCTTGCAGTAGCATCGATGATACGTCTGTTTGCCTGATGTGGCACTAACCAGTTCACGTCCTGATTCGTAAGATTGTTTCTTTGTAAAATCAATTCGCTGGCATCAGCCATATTGGTTACAGCATATTTAAAAACGGTTTTTCCGTCCTGAATAATATTGTGTTGTTTGTTTTGTACAGTCTCCGCTGTAGTTGGAGTTAAAGAACCTCCTGCAGAAATTTTAAGAAAATCGCGTCCTACACCGTCGCTTCGTAAGTATTCATCTTGTAAGCCTAAGCCTTCGTAATTTGGTTCGAATAAAACGGCTCCTGCTCCGTCACCAAAAATAATACAAGTTGCTCTGTCTGTATAATCTACAATTGATGACATTTTATCGGCACCAATTAATAGTACTTTTTTATATCTTCCTGACTGCACATAAGCTGCAGCAGTAGACATTCCGTATAAGAAACTTGAACATGCCGCCTGCAAATCATAAGCAAATGCATTGGTAGCTCCAATTTCTGTTGCAACAAAAACTCCTGTAGAGGCTACCGGCATATCTGCTGTAGCTGTTGCCATAATAATCAGATCAATCTCTAACGGATCAATATTAGCTTTTGCTATTAAATCCTGTGCTGCTTTTATAGCAAGAAACGATGTTCCTTTATCAGCATCTTTTAAAATCCTTCTTTCTTTAATTCCGGTACGGGTAGTAATCCATTCGTCATTGGTATCGACCATCGTTTCCAAAACTTTGTTCGAAAGTACAAAGTCGGGAACGTAAGCTCCAACAGCGGTAATTGCGGCTGTGATTGTATTCATTATATTCTATTATTTCGTTTCAAATACCTATCGCATTTGAAAAATTTTTAAAAGACTTGAAAATTACAAAAAAAAACGAAATTAATTTGCAGCTATTTTCTTAAAAAAAGAAAAGTATAACCAACAAAAAAAACTCTCACTATGTGAGAGTTCCAGTATCATTTAGAGAAATGTATTAAGCAACCGCTACAGATTTATCGATAACAACTTGTCCTCTGTAGTACATTTTACCTTCATGCCAGTAAGCTCTGTGGTATAAATGCGCTTCACCTGTAATAGGACATGTAGCGATCTGAGCTACAGTAGCTTTATAGTGCGTTCTTCTTTTATCTCTTCTTGTTTTCGAGGTCTTTCTCTTAGGATGTGCCATTTTACTATATTATTTATCCGTTAATAGTTTTTTTAATTTGTCCCAACGCGGGTCAGTATCTTCTTCTTGTTTACTCTCTTCTTTTTGCTCCTTTGCAGTCAGTTCATTTAGTTTGGTCAAAGCTTCGCTTTGCAGACTTCCATCTTTCACCCCCGGATGAACTCGTTTTAGCGGTACCGAAAGCGCAATCATTTCATAAATGTACTGTGCAACATCTATTTCATGCTCTCCATGCGGTAAGATTAAAAGCTCTTCATTATCGTCATTGAACTCTTCTCCGAAACGAACAATTAATTTCATTTTACCTTTTAATGGTAAATCAAAATCTTCGCTTGTTAGATCACATGGTACATTTACTGTTCCTTTGTGTTTGAATTCCAACTCTA
It encodes the following:
- a CDS encoding beta-ketoacyl-ACP synthase III yields the protein MNTITAAITAVGAYVPDFVLSNKVLETMVDTNDEWITTRTGIKERRILKDADKGTSFLAIKAAQDLIAKANIDPLEIDLIIMATATADMPVASTGVFVATEIGATNAFAYDLQAACSSFLYGMSTAAAYVQSGRYKKVLLIGADKMSSIVDYTDRATCIIFGDGAGAVLFEPNYEGLGLQDEYLRSDGVGRDFLKISAGGSLTPTTAETVQNKQHNIIQDGKTVFKYAVTNMADASELILQRNNLTNQDVNWLVPHQANRRIIDATASRMNLEDSKVLVNIEKYGNTTSATLPLVLSDFEHLLKKGDNIIFAAFGGGFTWGSIYLKWAYDKK
- the rpmF gene encoding 50S ribosomal protein L32; amino-acid sequence: MAHPKRKTSKTRRDKRRTHYKATVAQIATCPITGEAHLYHRAYWHEGKMYYRGQVVIDKSVAVA
- a CDS encoding DUF177 domain-containing protein translates to MSKTKEFLIPFVGLKLGKHHFEYQISNTFFANFDYDEFQSSDIKVGLVLDKKSNMLELEFKHKGTVNVPCDLTSEDFDLPLKGKMKLIVRFGEEFNDDNEELLILPHGEHEIDVAQYIYEMIALSVPLKRVHPGVKDGSLQSEALTKLNELTAKEQKEESKQEEDTDPRWDKLKKLLTDK